The Chaetodon auriga isolate fChaAug3 chromosome 2, fChaAug3.hap1, whole genome shotgun sequence genome segment taatgaaatgaatttttcGCCAAATCTCATCCAAACGATAGTTTAAATTAAAACAACTCcaccaataataataacaataaacatCGACCACAAAACATCAGTGAGAGAAAACAGCCAAGAATGCAGGTTTGTTTGCAGTCTTTTCTCCCAGAAGCTCACATTTGTGCAGCTCTCTAAATGATGAATACAGTGACTTTAGTGATCGCATATTTAAGTGTTTGGGCTGTGCGGTGAttcataaatcataaataatCATGTCATAAATCATTGTCCTTACATACAGCTAATTCTAAAGCAAGATAATGAGGTCTACAAGTACAAGCACTTCAACATGTTCCAAAAGTACAAAATGACTTCAGACTTCAATATTGTAGCAACTCATGTTGAATTCTAATGTTATGATGATGTAGAGTGATACTTATTTACTTTGTCCATGTTGCCCAtctgccctgcaatcgactggcgaccggttcagggtgtaccccgcctctcgcccgttgacagctgggataggctccagcccccccgcaaccccgaaagggaaagtcggtatagaagatgaatgaatgaatgttgccCACCTCACTTAATACAGTCATTGTTTTTTTGGCGAATAGAACAAATAAGTCATAAAGTAGAATTGCCTCTGATAGCGGCTATAAAGTTATGGAAGCACATTATGATCATGTTTTCAAGAATCTGGATCTAGTTGTATGATAGCATACTACCTTACTTTCTTTCTAACAAATTGTCTACAAACCCATTTGAGAATATAGTGTAATGTTTTCAATGTCAGCCAGAGCCAAGAGGCTCATAAGGGGACTGTTGATACGGGACGTGTTGAAGGGATGGCAGGCCTTGGCTACTCAGTaacagaaggaaaaataaaGGAGAATGACTGAGAACTAAAGAGAGAACTCTCTAATGTTAGAGTTGACTGGAGGTCAGACCCCAAGTTAAGTCACGTTTCATTGAGTAGTTGGGGAAGCTGAACATCTTCAGATATTCAGATTATTCCAAACTGGTgtcattctgtatttttcttattgccAACAAATCCTAGAAGAAGACTAGAACCAAATATGTGTTACATTGTCTTTCAAGACTTTCTgacttctcttctctgtttctcagttTTACTGAAGATTTCTTCCAAATACATTGTTTAATGTTTCCTAAAATAACTGGTCACTGTAGTTTTCAGCAAATGTTTCTCAAACAGGATGACACGGTGCATTTGTTCATTTAATAGGGACTATTTGCTAGctgcggattaatccacatttgatGAACTAGTGAGTATTTTGGACAGCAGgaccgtttgtgtgtgtgtgcgtgtgtgcgcatcGTAATGGAGGAGCATGTCacacagtgcaacagtgtggctcactgatgtgtttttatagtttttggacaacaatggaacTCACACAAACCCAATAtcagagcagagatgaagactATGTACGCTAAATTTAGCAGTACAACCTATCAattcatcttatcttatcttatcttagaaCTGAAATAGTTTCATAAGGTCTACGTGATTTCTCATAAGCAAGATTAGAAAATAGAACTTTGTTTCCATGGaagagtaaaaaataaaaatatacaaaaacaccacagagaaGACACACCTAACACCTAACATGACTGTGATGTTTGTAACCTTTCAGAGCCTCACTCTGTTCAGCCCCAAGAAGATGGTCAGTCCTGTGAGTCTCAGTGGAGCGgcagtgtggagctgctgccacAGATCAAAGAAGAACCAAAActcagaaacattcaaacagATTGTTCACAAGAAGCGAGAGACTCAGATGAAGGAAGCTGCAGTCATGTCGAGCCGCTGCAGAGGCCAAATCCTCCACCCGCTCAGACTGTGTGTAGCAGACAAAGGgtctctccacctccactgaCATCCCAGGAGATAAAggcagagagtgacagagaggacagcaggaaacagcagccAGCCAACAGCTTACCATCCCCCATGACTGTTCATTCAaactgcagagcagctcagagcagtTTTTGTGCCAGCACTGCAAAGAGTCACAGGACGCAGAAAACAGATCAGCAGGTGAAAGGGCTGCTTCGCTCAAATGGAAAACAGAGCGCACACATACTGCAAATTAAGAATGTGAGATCCCTGAAGGCACCTCCATCTCGCTCCTCTCACCCAAGCCAGAGCATCCAGAGGTGGCACAGCTGTAAAGAGTGCGGGAAGGGCTTCAGCTTTGCCTGCCAGCTGGAGGTCCACATGCGCTGGCACACCAAGGAGAAGCCGTACAGCTGTGCAGTGTGCCGAAAGAGCTTCACTACAGTCAGCATGCTGAAGAGGCACCATCGCATCCACACAGGGGAAAAGCCCTTCCGCTGCCATGTCTGCGGGAAATGTTTCAACCAGTCAGCGCACCTCAACACCCACTTCAGGCTCCACACCAGAGAGAGGGCCAGCTGGAGCCGAGCACCACACTCCAAGTGAAAAACTACCCTGACGATCTGTAAACTTTAAATGCTTCAAGTGGCAAACTTCCAGGTTTAAACAGTGTACAATTAtggtgtttgactgtgtgtcttGTCTGTTGTGCAATAAAGTGTGGTACATAAAGATTTCTGATCCATTGATTGTGTTGTTGAACACTCAAAGGAATTACAAGGATAATTTTATGGAACATTTTACCTGCCAATGTTTTCATATCTAAAAAGTGTAGACATGGTGACAGTACAGACATGGTGACAGTGGTCACCACAGCTGTACAAGGGAAGCATcatgagcagagagacagacaggatgtaGGTTAATTGGAAATATAAATGAGAGCAAACACAACTGAAATGTCAGTTATGGTTGTCCACTGCATtgtaaaactgcatttgaactGATTGACAAGGTCAGGAGCCCTCATTGGCCTCCCACCCACAAAAAGTGACAATAGACCTTTCTCACAgcacacattttgacttgtcatagcaagaaaagcagaggtgtaactaataactaGTTCCTAATCTCTTTCTCTGAAAATAACATGCAAGACACAAAATAGAAACGTAAAGATCTGAACCACACAAGGGTGattgtaataataatttgaTGTGGTTTTTGCCACAAAATGTTCAATTATCCAGTTAGAAATACTTAAAACAGCATCTGCACCTTCGCACTCATTGAAAAATGTagaatatatgaatatgaaaatattcatgttcatttattgattttccTGCTGGTCACATGACTTCTACTACTGAGAAGTCCATTATCAGTGTATGGGTAGACAAAGTGTCTGCTCATGTTTATGTCTGAAACACTGTGTAATATCCACTCAAACACTAGTAGAAGTGCACAAGTTCCCACAACACACTTATTTAGCATGCATAGTGGACCACAATTGGTTGCAGctagttgtgatgtcacaaatcatcCTATATGTGCACATGGaggaatgtgaaaacagccttctggtGTTATACTCTGCACTTCCGCCATTCTGCATAGTGAAGCTCAAACTTCCACATGAAGGAACAACAAGCAGACCACATTTCTCAGTGGACTTTAAAAACCTGAAGAGATGTCTGTCGTTGCAGCTTCACATGGCGTATATACATTTAGTGTATGTAAGAGAGACAGCCCCGTCCATTATGGAAAGATCATTTCTtagctgttttctctgcttttttctctttgtgtgtttctgctctggaCTGGTATGAGTGGTATATGTTCTATTTACAAGAAAGTTACATGTTATATATACAGAAAGTATGTACAGTAGCATTAGTACTAACACATACATatcgcatacacacacacacacacacacacacacacacacacacacacatatattgtaTCTTTCTTGTAAATAAAATTTTGTTGCATAGATGGATATAGATATATTtatgtatacatacacagaATACGCACAGTGTGTGCAGTATCAGCAATATAAGATTTAGTGCAAATACAAACTTTGATTATGGTGGGAATGAGGGTAGTTCAGATGGTAGTGGTAGGGTAATTTGCAAAACCAAGATAACAGAAAGTTCCATGCAAAGAAAAGTTTTATGAGAGTAATTTATTTTTGGTGGAGTATGGAGGATGACATGGAGTTGAGGAGTCTCATAGCCTGAGGAAAGACATTGCTCCTTAGTCTGGTAGTACTGCAGTGTTACTTCTGTATTGCTTGCCAGGTTGCAGCAGGGTGAGCAGGGCTGTGGCTGGGTGTGTATTATCTTTTAGTATCCTTTGCACAGACACCTCAACTCACTGATATCACAGAGCATCAACGATACCAGTGCTAAGTTTGACAATCAGTTTCGTAGGGGTGATTGTGTTGAATGCTCAGCTGCAATCAATGACCATTCTGATGAAGGTGGTGCTAAGGTGTGTTAggagatggcatcctctgtAGATCTGCGAgctttacatttgtttttggaATTCTCATTTTTACtcagttgtaaaaaaaaaaaaaagaagaagaagaagaagaagctgtaactgatttcatttgtattaataatGCGTGCCTTACAAAAAGTGTTCAAGTTCCGAAGCCCTGCCATAGACCATTTGGTAACTGCAGGTACTACCTGGATGTAACAAGCTAATATGTGTGGAGTGTGTTCATGGGCTTGTTGCACAGTACTCACAGACAGTATTTGTATGAGCTTGTACCTatgttgttttacatttctaacaaatgaaacatgatATGATAAAAAAATATGATATTTATAAAGACAATAAGTCGCCCgaaagatgtgaaaataacaTTCTAACTCCTGTTTCTCTTGATCCATCCATGCCATCATGTAGCACCACTACCATCTGCTGGAGCTTTATTGGTACTAccaattaaaaataatacatGATTTGCCTTGGGGGAAAATAATACTCTGATCTACTCTGATTGCTGCTTTTTtacacacacgggcacacagAGAGACCTATACAGGCAATTTATGTGTAGAGATGTGATGGTGATGGGCTGAGCATCACCAGCAGTTAGGGGTTAGGTGCCATGCTCGTGGGTGCCTCTGATAGCTCTGCCCCAGAGGAGAACCAGTACCTCTCCAGCTACCGGTCCACCTCCATGTCGCATGGCCCATACTAGACTCAACCGGCCACACTGAGCTAAAGCTGCACCATATACAATAAATAGAACTTCCTGAGAAAATCACAATACATGACATACTCTCTCTCTTAAGACACATACAGCATCAAAACTCTTCCACCATTGTCCAAAAGATTAGGGCTCTACTCAAATAGAAAATAACTGTCACATGGCCAAACAAGTGAAATCCTCCACATGTGAAAACTAGAGGTCAATCTCTGTGTTACTCACAAAATATTGAGTAGATattacattttctgcttcacGTGTTGAGTTTTAGTCACATGGACTTTTCACATAAATGTATGAGGATAATGTtattgtgtttcttcttcattgGCACTTTTTACACTGTCAGTTGAGGGGCAGGGCTACTCAACACCATGCTGCTTTCTTAAATACATGCTGTCCCAAAAAGCATGCCCAGTATTGTCAGAAGAATTATTTTGGTTGTAAATATCTtagaaaagctttgtttttgcaTGCATAATTGTAGTTAGAAAGGTATATCTAGAGTAATAAGGAATAAAAAGTTATGAGAATGTTTTCAGAGGGATTAATCACAAAATGTTGTGTATTAAAGCATGTGAGTGATGTGACGTATGCCCTGACGGGGGGTGTGCTCACTCctgttcattcagtgtttgagtgaggacattttggtaGACATCACACTATTTTACCATGAGTCATTACACTTAGTACTTGAGAATCACACTATGCTAACaaatatttttagctttttgtgAAAGTGACTAAGTCCTGCATTCACTATGAACTTATTGACTCATATGTGTAAAGCTGGCAGACTCAGTCAGAGGGCTTGTGTCTGTGAGTTTTCAGGGACATCGTCAGCCCATGAAGAGGTGAAGTGTGGAGGCATAAAGTACCTGTTCTCCCTGTATGCAGCTTTACAGTGAATGATGAATCTTCTTAACACAAATCATGGTGTTCCATGCTGATGGTTTGTGGAATTTCTACGGCTGATACTTTGGAGATTCTGCATGAGCAAATTTATAATTTAGCATTTTCCCAGTAGAGCGTCAAGctgtaaaataacatttaaacatCACATAAAATCTAATGTAACCTCTGTTGGTTGCTAGCAGAGGATGTTAACAACTAAGGTAACTAGGTTGTAAGTTAAGTGACAAAATAACATACACAGAGCATCTAAATGGATAGAAAGAATAATGAAACTAACTATTTACCACATCCagtttgacagcagctgctgatcTGAGAGGCTGAGCCTGACAGCCCATTTTAAGCCTTCTTTCATTGTAGCTTATTCTTATGTGATTTAATGACATAGTTCTGTACTGACCTGTACTGACATTTTTGAGGTCTTCCCCATTTCTACTAAACACAGCTGTGCAGCCTTTTCCATGTGATTTGGTGTCTTGTGTAAGGTGTCATATCGGAAAATGGTACTAAAATAAGGTAAAACTACAGCTGTATGACTAAAGTCTCCGCCATTATTATACTTAGGCCACGGGTACCCTCGGTTTTGTCATCCACCCCCTCCACAGCCCCCCTCCCAACCCCACCTGCCGACCAACCCCTGGCTGCGTGTGCAGCGTGTGCACGCGGCGACGACACCGGGGATGCGCGCTTGcgaagcagagagagaacagctgaaggaggagatcagggcagagagagagagggagagagagagacctgcaCCGCATTGACAGGAAACACGGAGTCAGAGCTCCGGTAACGCCGACcgcacagaggaggaggggggtacTTTCTGATGCCGCTGCGGAGTTGACGGTGCCCGGTGCAGCAGCGGGGCGAGGAGCGGCGGACCAGCGCAGGTAGGCGGACACTTTCTACTTTCTGCTGTGATGTTCTGTAGTTGTAGCTCCCATCGCACTGACGCATCGGGTGGTGTCCGAGTTTGGCGGGGCCAGACCGAGGTGATGATGCGAACCGAGGCTGGGGAAAATGATAGCAGTACGGAACGCAGCTCCGGTTCTGTGCAGGAGGCTCGGGACGGCATTGCCCcgtctctctgcagtgttttccgGGCACCCGGTGCACACGGGCCCCCGCCTCTTTCTGCGCATCTTCTGGATGATGCTGCGGTTTCGTGGGATTTTTGCTGCTCTGCGCAAATCGCAAATAAAGGTACCTAAGTCCGGGGAAATGACCGGGCCCGGCGTCGCCGTCTGCATCTGCAGaggcccgtgtgtgtgtgtgatgtgtgaggAGAAGTGTCATTGCAGAGGACGAGCGAACGGGACATTTAAAGGGATGTCAAGTTGGGCTTGTTTGGTTAGGCCCCGGGGCTGCAGCCTGGGCTGCACACAGGGTGAGTCAGGTCTGTCTCCGCGCAGGAAGTGGATCAGAGCACATCTGAATGGAAGGGAGGCCACTACAAGAAAAAGCCGAGCATTTAGAGTCGATGTTATCATGTCGCCCAATGGACGACACACACGCCGCAAAACAATACACTTCTCACAAAAAGGGActtgtatgtgtttctgtgctacAGCTACACATTACATGGTGACCTTGTTGTACAACTCTCAGAATTCCTACAACATTCCCATAACAGTCCCACACTGCCTTTCTCCACTCAGAGGCCAGTTCAGTTCTTCATGAAATCACTTAGTAGAGACTGTTAGTGTGTATCAGCTGAAGTCCTGTGTTGCAGTCATATCTCCAAAGGGGATTATCATCAATAGTGAGCTCATAGTGACCTTAAGGATGTTGCCCTTTGGCGTTTCTTCTCTCCTGACCTAATATTTGAAGTGACTACTGTAATATTGTAGTCACTCTGGTAAACTACAGTACTAGTgtactcgtgtgtgtgtgtgtgtgtgtgtgtgtgtgtgttgatcagTGATGTGTGTACTGTGTCATGCATTGGACTTATCTTCTGCAAACAATTGAGCTTCACAACTGAGGCGTCGAATTGTCTTTGTTGTCGCGGATGATCAAAAATGATCACAGAAAATGGTTTTAAGTGACAAGGTCAAGTATTCACAGCCTTTTAGGTACCAATGTCATGCTAAATTtgtactccattacaagtaaaaggcAGTTATTCACTATTTTATGTAAGCAGAGGTACAGAAGTATAGAATGAGCAAAATGTCGTTGTTAAGAGTACTAATCATGCAGAATGACTGCATTCAGAgtgctttattattattcatatgaTTGGATTATTGTTACTGATTCATTCACCTGTAAGAGATCTTTTGGTCTAGCTGAGATTAAGCCAGTTTTagctactttatatactgctgggtcGTTAAATCCATAGTTTTTGTCTCCATATGCATGATGAGTAATAGCTGTCATATAAATTAATTGGAGAAAAGACTACATTTCCCTCGTAAGTGAAATTAAGCAGAAGTGCAAAGTagcactgaaatattttttgtcaagtacaagtaccttaagaGCAAACAATGTGCAGTACTGGAGTAAATTTACTTTTCACATTTACCTGCCACTACGACTACAAACTTAATATCAGTAAGGgaaacatttgatttgtttattttaaacatttgtaATTGTACAGTTTCGCCACCTAAATCCTACCAAattttgggacattttttgTCATCATAGCAGATGGAGTGCTTGGCCTTGACCTTTGCTTCCACTTGAATGGGTAGATGAGATAAGAACTTCTCTGTTGTGCTCAATAGTGAGTTTCAATGACCAACTAAACGTGTATTTCTTAATCTCTGATATGACTTTGATATTCCTCTAGTGCTCTAACACAGGGGCTGTGGCCTAtatgtgttttgctgtttctctgtaacTGTATAGAAACGTGTGCTTATTGACTCGTGTAATGAGAGCCTTATGCATGTACCACACCAAGGGAAGAGGAAAGTgtatgagtgcatgtgtgtctgtatgtttgtgccCCAGCTGATTCACATGAAGCCTATAGTCCAGCAAAAGGAGAAGAGCCTCTCTCTTTCTACACTAATTTTCCAAGCAGAGGGCATTTGTAGTGCAGAATGAACCACTGAGTTTGAGAGCATGCTCTTTCTTTAAAGAGTGCTTCTTTAGAGTAGTAATGGACCTCAGTTATTGCTTTAAGAAAATATACATTCCTAATATCACCAGCTCACCTGCAGTATAAAAACATTGCATTCATCGTAAatatggagtgtgtgtgtgccaaaaTGCCTGATGATGGGTGCTTGTGGCTGCTACGTGTGAACAGTTCTCAgatctgaattttttttttttttcatcaaaacattaaGATATGTGAGAATCAAATGCATGTATGCCATGAAATACATTAATTAAGCAGTTTTCCCAGTTGGggaacatttcattttgatttagagagatttttttttcattcatttcattgtaGCATTTTTTATTGTAGATATTTCTGAAATTCAATTGCATTTGTGTTGATTGTCATATATGGATTAGTAAATCATTTACACAGCTATTTTATAaaagtatatgtgtgtgtgtgtgtgtgtgtgtgtgtgtgtgtgtgtgtgtgtgtttgtgtgtgtgtgtgacttgagTCTTGGCCAACAGTTTAATGGTCTTACAGAGGAATAGGCATGATAACACATGGACCTACTTGGATTGGACAATCTGTGACGATTTTCCAACTGGCAACTGTTGATATATTcgtgctgtctgtgtggtgcatgcagggggtggggaagttttgttttgtttacctGCCACCAGCGAACCAACTCATGACCCCTGTAGATTAAGCTGAgcaattcagttcaattcagtttatttatatagaGCCAAATCACCACAGAAGGTGTCTCAGGAGACTTTCCATACAGAGCAGGTATATTCTTAATCtccagagacccaacaattaTGTTCCACAGCCTGTTCTTACATGTTACAAATGTTCTTACACCTGCTGTCCTTAACTGTCAAGTTAGCTcttcataaaacacacttcattcaaactcaacacaagtttgaatgaagtgtctTTAGACTTCACACTGTTCCAGCAATCACCAGCTCCGGTTTGATTGACACTAACCCTTCATTCAAGGAGCTGGATGTGAGAATATTCTGGCTCGACACACTGTTTTCccccgctgcctctctctgccgtTGCTGGCCTCTTTGTACTGCTGAGTTAGCTTGCTGGACGAGAGTCTGTTGCTGAGCAGCGGCTCTCACTCATTCTGCAGAGGCAGATcattaaattagcaaaataaaatgacaaaccTCCCCCAgaattgccccccccccccaaaaaaaaaaaaataaaaaaataaaaaaataaaaataaaaataaaaataaaaatcccaaACAG includes the following:
- the LOC143331916 gene encoding uncharacterized protein LOC143331916, which encodes MTKLELLNVFLNDRLTAAAEEIFRAVKDTVVEYQSEILRSKEENERLRRLLNVAVQRLLLQPEPHSVQPQEDGQSCESQWSGSVELLPQIKEEPKLRNIQTDCSQEARDSDEGSCSHVEPLQRPNPPPAQTVCSRQRVSPPPLTSQEIKAESDREDSRKQQPANSLPSPMTVHSNCRAAQSSFCASTAKSHRTQKTDQQVKGLLRSNGKQSAHILQIKNVRSLKAPPSRSSHPSQSIQRWHSCKECGKGFSFACQLEVHMRWHTKEKPYSCAVCRKSFTTVSMLKRHHRIHTGEKPFRCHVCGKCFNQSAHLNTHFRLHTRERASWSRAPHSK